In one window of Schistocerca gregaria isolate iqSchGreg1 unplaced genomic scaffold, iqSchGreg1.2 ptg000691l, whole genome shotgun sequence DNA:
- the LOC126319950 gene encoding alcohol dehydrogenase class-3-like — translation MAKPITCLAAVAWEPNKPLVIEEIEVAPPKKNEVRVRVMASSLCHTDSYVHQGRDPEGVFPVILGHEAAGVVESVGEGTSSVEPGDHVILLYIPECGKCKFCRSGKTNLCSVIRETQGKGLMPDGTSRFTCKGKSLFHFMGISSFSNYTVVPEISLVKVDRAAPFEKICLLGCGATTGYGAVEKVARVEKGAKVAVFGCGCVGLSVIAAAARAGAGMIIGVDTNEVKREWATKFGATHFINPAECGEKSIETTLIEMTFEDGAGGVDYSFDCTGNVKVMRSALEACHKGWGQSIVIGVAGVGECISTLPFQLVTGRVWRGCAFGGVKGRSHLPEYVKRYLNKELRLDELVTTVLPFEKVSEGFEKMHDSNNIKTVLIYR, via the exons ATGGCAAAGCCAATTACTTGTCTCGCGG CGGTGGCCTGGGAGCCGAATAAGCCGTTGG TTATTGAGGAGATAGAAGTGGCGCCGCCTAAGAAGAACGAGGTTCGAGTTCGAGTGATGGCGAGCAGCTTGTGCCATACCGATTCGTATGTGCATCAAGGGCGTGATCCGGAGGGCGTGTTTCCCGTGATATTAGGGCATGAGGCGGCAGGGGTCGTGGAGAGTGTAGGGGAGGGGACAAGTTCGGTTGAGCCTGGAGATCACGTGATATTGTTGTATATACCTGAGTGTGGAAAGTGCAAGTTTTGCAGGTCTGGGAAGACGAATTTGTGCAGTGTTATTCGAGAAACGCAGGGAAAAGGGTTGATGCCGGATGGTACCAGCAGGTTTACATGCAAAGGAAAGTCGTTGTTT CACTTTATGGGTATTTCATCATTTTCGAACTACACGGTGGTTCCGGAGATAAGTTTGGTTAAGGTGGACCGAGCGGCGCCATTCGAAAAGATATGTTTGCTTGGGTGTGGGGCGACGACTGGATATGGAGCGGTGGAGAAGGTGGCTCGCGTAGAAAAGGGTGCTAAGGTCGCGGTGTTTGGGTGCGGGTGCGTAGGTCTATCGGTGATTGCAGCGGCGGCCAGGGCAGGAGCGGGGATGATTATAGGCGTGGACACGAATGAGGTGAAGCGAGAATGGGCGACTAAGTTTGGGGCGACACACTTCATCAATCCGGCGGAATGCGGGGAGAAATCGATAGAAACGACGTTGATTGAGATGACATTTGAGGATGGTGCTGGCGGAGTTGATTA TTCGTTTgattgtaccgggaatgtgaaggtGATGCGATCTGCGCTAGAAGCTTGTCACAAGGGATGGGGCCAGAGCATTGTGATCGGCGTGGCAGGGGTAGGAGAGTGTATCAGTACACTACCGTTTCAATTGGTCACGGGAAGGGTGTGGAGAGGATGTGCATTCGGCGGCGTTAAGGGGCGTAGTCATCTCCCAGAATACGTCAAGAGGTATTTGAATAAGGAGCTAAGGCTTGACGAGTTGGTGACGACGGTGCTTCCGTTCGAGAAGGTGAGCGAGGGGTTTGAGAAGATGCACGATTCGAACAATATAAA GACGGTATTGATTTATCGGTAA
- the LOC126319949 gene encoding uncharacterized protein LOC126319949 codes for MPSCLIKRVRYPFPRQLRSIDAHGFSLPLIDSYLARECLGSFACFRRPEWVRPSTRYFRPFSPTRAYSRLKKESKPSVDQKLRCWSQSGLLKAACQLPEVTSASWAQDPSAAEGAAATGQRDFEIEKRIYLELCSQLQNQYKKKSGKVQAGKGLARVEKGNRAREKDRVDHGGSARRCEQKSGSGSSDEGNSSNLSESTREGNWLDRYCQEDWDSFRKGFREKVDLFERERSAKGSFDWCSPLEESEIDFWRQPFPWDTKVIELSSLLVGNGNAEKSQLEFEDCLGGAPKVNKSNDLSGHLKKVEFSFHQYQREAINATMAHHHLLLALPTGGGKTLCYVVPACLELGLTVVVSPLISLMNDQSRRLAERGIRSAIISSQLTSHELAVLYRTIGEGASELKILFATAERVGKSRRFIEVLSEVHKKGLLRRFVIDEAHCISEWGHDFRQDYRRLSTLRRRFPSVPVVAVTGTCTPVVRKDILEQLLLVDHGQTCHVIQDSFNRANLWIQVCRKSKQTPMLDILKYIVNHGYERACGIIYSMTVAQTERLSAFLSRHGINAIHYHGGMSMSERAIAQKSWETSEVSVICTTVAFGLGIDKSNVRYVLHSEIPTSLECYYQQIGRAGRDGELSDCILFYSPLDRVKIEKITGIDYATRKRKPVNALDQKRRDDNLESVGLDRERRDNNFSRNLQNLHEPNQTEDGRFFDPSPRDDEPISYFDDAYDPCPSTAESVDESVRTMKQEKLDDLTQYCRNTRVCRRVQLMSYFGQAFEASECRGQCDVCAPKKKRVISKFTPAGCANLERLIEDRAVRERSTATLVLSPAIERLQKNTSQFLESMRDASEMTESGSPKNKSPMYFIADLRQNDSTSLPSTMVELHRSINKVLRDKVTLRLNKAEDKRRKQLQAQREKKLKRSQERKAELEVCDQEGVVRTKIRRG; via the coding sequence ATGCCTTCTTGCCTCATCAAGAGAGTCCGTTATCCTTTCCCTCGGCAATTGCGCTCGATCGATGCCCACGGTTTTTCGTTGCCTTTGATCGACTCTTATCTTGCTCGTGAGTGCTTGGGTTCCTTCGCCTGTTTCCGCCGTCCAGAATGGGTGCGCCCGTCGACGCGATATTTTCGCCCGTTCTCGCCGACCAGAGCGTATTCTCGCCTTAAAAAGGAATCTAAGCCTTCGGTTGACCAGAAGCTTCGATGCTGGTCCCAGTCTGGTTTGCTGAAGGCCGCGTGTCAGCTTCCGGAGGTTACGTCAGCGAGTTGGGCCCAAGACCCTTCCGCGGCTGAGGGAGCCGCGGCGACTGGCCAACGCGACTTTGAGATAGAGAAGAGAATTTACTTGGAGCTTTGCAGTCAACTTCAAAATCAATATAAGAAGAAAAGTGGCAAAGTTCAAGCGGGCAAGGGGCTCGCTCGGGTTGAGAAGGGAAATCGCGCGAGAGAAAAGGACAGAGTGGATCATGGTGGCTCGGCGCGCAGATGTGAGCAAAAAAGCGGAAGTGGTTCATCTGACGAAGGCAATTCGTCGAATCTATCCGAATCGACCAGAGAGGGCAATTGGTTAGACAGGTATTGTCAGGAAGACTGGGATTCATTTAGAAAAGGGTTCAGAGAGAAGGTGGATTTATTTGAAAGGGAAAGAAGTGCCAAGGGATCTTTCGATTGGTGCAGTCCGCTTGAAGAATCTGAGATCGATTTTTGGCGCCAGCCGTTTCCTTGGGATACCAAGGTGATAGAGTTGTCCAGCTTGCTAGTTGGAAACGGAAACGCCGAGAAGAGTCAATTGGAGTTTGAGGATTGTCTGGGTGGCGCTCCGAAGGTGAATAAGAGCAACGATCTGTCAGGAcacctgaagaaggttgagttTTCTTTTCACCAATACCAAAGAGAAGCTATTAATGCGACAATGGCTCATCATCACTTATTGTTGGCGCTTCCTACCGGCGGTGGGAAGACGCTTTGTTATGTTGTTCCGGCTTGTCTTGAGTTGGGTTTGACGGTCGTTGTTTCACCTCTGATTTCCTTGATGAATGACCAGTCGCGTCGACTTGCAGAACGTGGGATTCGGTCGGCGATAATTTCGAGCCAGTTGACGAGTCACGAGCTAGCCGTGCTTTATCGGACCATTGGCGAAGGTGCATCAGAGTTGAAGATTTTGTTCGCGACGGCCGAGCGTGTGGGGAAAAGCAGGAGGTTCATTGAGGTATTGAGCGAAGTGCACAAAAAAGGTCTGTTGAGGCGTTTTGTAATAGACGAGGCGCATTGCATTAGTGAATGGGGACATGATTTTCGCCAAGACTATCGAAGGTTGTCGACGTTGCGACGGAGATTTCCGTCCGTTCCTGTGGTTGCAGTTACGGGAACATGTACTCCGGTGGTGCGAAAGGACATTTTGGAGCAGTTGTTGCTTGTAGATCACGGCCAAACTTGCCATGTGATTCAAGATTCATTTAATCGGGCCAACTTATGGATTCAGGTTTGCCGAAAATCGAAGCAAACTCCTATGCTCGACATTCTGAAGTATATTGTGAACCACGGATATGAGCGAGCGTGTGGCATTATCTATTCCATGACGGTTGCTCAGACCGAGAGGCTATCCGCGTTCCTTTCCAGACACGGAATCAATGCAATACACTATCACGGAGGGATGAGTATGAGCGAAAGAGCCATCGCCCAAAAAAGTTGGGAGACGAGCGAGGTCAGTGTGATATGCACGACGGTTGCGTTTGGTCTTGGAATCGACAAGTCGAATGTGCGATACGTTCTCCACAGCGAGATTCCCACATCATTGGAATGTTACTACCAACAGATAGGCCGAGCTGGGCGGGACGGAGAACTCAGCGACTGCATCTTGTTTTACAGTCCTCTTGACAGAGTGAAAATCGAAAAGATTACTGGAATTGACTACGCGACGCGGAAGAGGAAGCCGGTCAATGCGCTGGATCAGAAACGACGCGACGATAACCTCGAGTCTGTCGGTTTGGACCGAGAACGACGAGACAATAATTTTTCTCGAAATTTGCAGAATTTGCATGAACCAAATCAAACGGAGGACGGGCGTTTCTTCGATCCCTCCCCGCGTGACGATGAGCCTATAAGCTATTTCGACGATGCTTATGACCCTTGTCCGAGTACAGCTGAGTCTGTTGACGAGTCAGTCAGGACGATGAAGCAAGAGAAACTCGATGACCTGACGCAGTACTGTCGTAATACGAGGGTGTGCAGACGGGTTCAGTTGATGAGCTATTTCGGCCAGGCCTTCGAGGCCAGCGAGTGTCGCGGCCAATGTGATGTCTGCGCCCCTAAGAAAAAAAGAGTCATATCAAAATTTACACCGGCAGGTTGCGCGAACTTAGAAAGGCTGATTGAGGATCGGGCCGTGCGGGAGAGGAGTACGGCCACCCTTGTGCTATCCCCTGCTATTGAGAGACTGCAAAAGAACACTTCGCAATTTCTGGAGAGcatgagagacgcttctgagatGACGGAGTCTGGCTCGCCCAAAAACAAGTCTCCGATGTATTTTATCGCAGATCTGCGCCAGAACGATTCTACTAGTCTGCCAAGCACCATGGTCGAGTTGCACCGGAGCATCAACAAGGTTTTGAGAGACAAGGTTACGCTGAGGCTGAATAAGGCAGAAGACAAGCGTCGTAAACAACTACAGGCTCAGAGAGAGAAAAAGCTGAAAAGGTCGCAGGAGAGAAAGGCCGAACTGGAAGTTTGCGACCAGGAGGGCGTGGTTAGAACAAAGATCAGAAGGGGATAG
- the LOC126319951 gene encoding phosphatidylinositol 4-kinase-like: MFGLTASLFTFAATSSTPKPAKSHDGLTVDSASVDHEQNGRESERAIESSRPKSSISLFREFEIHDTWACISAIHRNNSNLALCNYCCFMLYQMPVSEVEFYLPQLCILLVYQPRHIAMLEMFILDQCARSIHFALKTDFLLDAVSTPDSGYYMERVGNLRYAVQLAAIDGTRPKLGKNASPITLHTEGGTKKERRSAMVQAEKSYSDSSLVWMSDDETYMPKSYPVFFDWCCQGDEEEAESMNCCFEKVEDEQVRYEAYKTDLKKEPDSRDKEGEAVETVRVKASDDGVKEYPAEGDKQSSTSSLKNDKVEERDGVSPPTYEASGKCGSLPNISVSEMSEKPKLPCSHLGLSSKELWTKTSLASLDLELAVPYSRSDRATNDTFLQLDSTSFNLLGVPLLSSDKRVRNTGQSPVDDLSAGKSYLPLFPIRRRHSGSLLPTKKPLVGSVRNSISVTGQNVGYVRNLRYKYIWSIKRFVKELSDIGSRLLQAPEEARAKNLRIYLRELNMKMSSAGENPKQSIYMPGLYLPFSKSHEPHYSIVRIPEHEASVLKSKVRAPYMIYFETISLAPLEREARDDLATDFAFEEKSLRAVDARLGSERLKGHLFRESVIWTRMSEKFRWKKVSDLLKIYHQSSYRHMNRSLLLNYTRNRLGMNCGDPLLEMLALTYMPFLSPKAPPASLSLKNARTPLSTTTNGSTTSLLNQDNTSELAGEPADIQELLSKPQNANTLHLRELWRSKEKRIRLHSPFGGYTGWRLQSVIVKYGKDCLQEQLSLQLVRQFADIFKASDLPLILVPYEAFVLDGNSCLIEPLVDTFSVHQLKKYNNNITLNEYFLRKWNGPHSPEYKVARINFTRSLAAYSLICYLLQLKDRHNGNILIDDNTGYIIHIDWGYLIFNSPGSMGFENAPFKLTQEYVDVLGGVDSAQYKLFKQLFIDGFFELRKYADRIIQMVEIMFMCGNTQKLPCSIGGYQAIESLAQRFMRNFSDQECICQLENLIFLSYGNWRTKRYDNFQWYSNGIFY; the protein is encoded by the coding sequence ATGTTCGGTTTAACAGCAAGTCTTTTTACTTTTGCTGCGACCAGTTCTACACCGAAACCGGCCAAATCCCATGACGGCCTGACCGTAGATTCGGCTTCTGTAGATCACGAACAAAATGGCAGGGAGTCCGAGCGGGCGATCGAGAGTTCTAGACCAAAAAGTTCAATTAGCCTATTTAGAGAATTCGAAATTCACGACACATGGGCGTGCATTTCTGCCATTCATCGAAATAATAGCAATTTGGCGCTTTGCAACTATTGCTGTTTTATGCTTTACCAGATGCCTGTCTCTGAGGTCGAATTCTACCTCCCACAGCTTTGTATCTTGCTTGTTTACCAGCCTCGACATATCGCCATGCTCGAAATGTTCATTTTGGATCAGTGCGCCCGAAGCATCCATTTTGCGCTCAAAACAGATTTTTTGCTAGATGCCGTCTCCACACCTGACTCGGGCTATTACATGGAGCGGGTCGGGAACCTGAGGTACGCCGTACAATTGGCCGCAATTGATGGTACCAGACCAAAGCTGGGTAAGAACGCTAGCCCTATTACCTTGCATACTGAAGGTGGAACCAAGAAGGAGCGCAGAAGCGCTATGGTGCAAGCCGAAAAAAGTTACTCAGATAGCAGTTTAGTGTGGATGAGCGACGACGAGACCTACATGCCCAAATCCTACCCCGTTTTTTTTGACTGGTGTTGTCAAGGGGATGAAGAAGAAGCGGAGTCGATGAATTGCTGCTTCGAAAAAGTCGAGGACGAGCAGGTTAGGTACGAGGCGTACAAGACAGACTTGAAAAAAGAGCCAGACAGCCGTGATAAAGAAGGAGAGGCTGTTGAGACAGTGAGGGTAAAAGCAAGCGATGATGGCGTTAAGGAGTATCCTGCCGAGGGGGACAAACAATCTTCAACATCATCACTCAAGAACGACAAGGTCGAAGAGAGAGATGGTGTAAGTCCTCCGACTTACGAAGCATCCGGCAAATGCGGTTCCCTGCCCAATATTAGCGTTTCAGAGATGAGCGAGAAACCTAAGCTTCCGTGTTCTCATTTAGGATTATCGAGTAAAGAATTATGGACAAAAACCTCGTTGGCCAGCCTCGATCTCGAATTGGCAGTACCTTATTCACGCTCAGACCGAGCTACAAACGACACGTTTCTTCAGCTGGATTCGACGTCGTTCAATCTATTGGGTGTGCCTCTTCTCTCATCTGATAAGAGGGTCCGAAATACAGGGCAGTCGCCGGTGGATGACTTATCCGCGGGTAAGAGCTATCTTCCCCTGTTCCCAATTCGAAGGCGACACTCCGGATCCCTCCTGCCTACGAAAAAACCGCTTGTTGGGTCGGTGAGAAACTCAATATCCGTAACCGGACAGAACGTGGGATACGTACGCAATTTACGGTACAAGTACATTTGGTCCATCAAGAGGTTTGTTAAGGAGTTGTCGGACATTGGCAGTCGTTTGCTACAGGCTCCTGAAGAAGCTCGTGCCAAAAATCTTCGCATTTATCTCCGAGAGCTCAATATGAAGATGAGCTCCGCTGGCGAAAACCCGAAGCAGTCCATTTATATGCCTGGACTATACTTGCCCTTTTCTAAGAGTCACGAGCCTCATTACAGCATCGTGCGGATTCCGGAACATGAGGCGAGCGTTTTGAAGAGCAAAGTTCGAGCACCGTACATGATCTATTTCGAAACGATCTCTTTAGCTCCGCTGGAGAGGGAGGCCCGGGATGATTTAGCGACTGATTTTGCGTTCGAAGAAAAGTCGCTCAGGGCCGTGGATGCGCGACTGGGCTCTGAGAGGCTCAAAGGACATTTGTTTAGAGAAAGTGTTATTTGGACGCGCATGAGTGAGAAATTTCGCTGGAAAAAAGTGTCCGACTTGCTGAAAATTTACCATCAATCGTCTTATAGGCATATGAATCGGAGCTTGCTTCTGAATTATACAAGAAACCGTCTAGGCATGAATTGCGGTGATCCGTTGTTAGAGATGTTGGCGTTGACCTATATGCCGTTTTTGTCTCCCAAGGCGCCTCCGGCTTCTTTGTCCTTGAAGAACGCTAGAACGCCTTTGTCGACAACGACGAACGGCTCGACAACTTCCCTTTTGAATCAGGACAACACGTCTGAACTGGCCGGAGAGCCTGCCGACATTCAGGAACTGTTGTCCAAGCCTCAAAATGCGAATACGCTGCACCTGCGCGAGCTGTGGAGATCCAAGGAAAAGCGCATTCGATTGCACTCGCCGTTTGGGGGTTATACCGGGTGGCGTCTCCAGAGCGTGATTGTCAAGTATGGCAAGGACTGCCTTCAGGAACAGTTGTCTCTACAGCTCGTTCGACAATTTGCGGATATTTTCAAGGCAAGCGATCTTCCGTTGATTTTGGTGCCCTACGAAGCGTTCGTCCTTGATGGGAATTCCTGTTTAATTGAGCCTCTTGTGGATACGTTCTCAGTTCATCAACTGAAGaaatacaacaacaacatcacattgAACGAGTATTTTCTAAGAAAGTGGAACGGACCtcattcacctgagtacaaagttGCCAGGATCAATTTCACCCGATCGCTTGCCGCCTATTCGCTAATTTGCTACCTTCTACAGCTCAAGGACCGTCACAACGGGAACATTCTTATCGACGACAACACGGGCTACATCATTCACATTGACTGGGGATACCTGATTTTCAACTCCCCCGGCTCGATGGGATTCGAGAACGCGCCCTTCAAGCTGACTCAGGAGTACGTGGACGTGCTCGGCGGAGTCGACAGCGCCCAATACAAGCTGTTCAAGCAACTATTTATCGATGGGTTTTTTGAGCTTCGCAAGTATGCCGACCGGATTATACAGATGGTGGAAATCATGTTTATGTGTGGCAATACTCAAAAGCTGCCGTGCAGCATAGGTGGCTATCAGGCAATTGAGTCTCTGGCACAGCGATTTATGCGCAACTTTTCGGACCAAGAGTGCATTTGTCAGCTCGAAAATTTGATATTCCTGAGCTATGGTAACTGGAGAACGAAGAGATACGACAATTTCCAATGGTACTCTAACGGTATTTTTTACTAG
- the LOC126319952 gene encoding H(+)/Cl(-) exchange transporter 7-like: protein MASIFFLDQKNAFRQVLWNSDSFGNRTLFLFSLVYFLLNTWAVGLSVPHGLLMPTILNGAVIGRLVGNLIGNWFPSKCVQPEMFALIGAASLLGGKSRMTISLTAVLIESTNNIVYAMPLMFTLMVSKWVGDWFGPGIYDSYIEIKGYPFLDWEPHPALYKFKAKQVMGHPVQTFSSRPLVKTVVDTLRKTTHNGFPIVTKSGVLQGLILRTQLLTLLKEKAFYSSVLVRNYYPSVTLESFIKDYPRYDSIENIILTQQEENMRMNLVPYMASNLFVMHQDASMKRLFVAFRSLGLRHLIIVDKHNVVVGIITRKDLFLQRLLEKVREADV from the exons ATGGCTTCGATCTTTTTTCTGGACCAAAAAAATGCATTTCGTCAGGTTTTATGGAACAGCGATAGCTTTGGAAATAGAACGTTGTTTTTGTTCTCTTTGGTCTATTTTTTGCTGAACACGTGGGCAGTCGGCCTGTCGGTTCCTCATGGATTGCTCATGCCGACTATATTGAATGGAGCAGTGATCGGGAGGTTAGTAGGTAATTTAATTGGGAACTGGTTCCCCTCGAAGTGCGTGCAGCCGGAGATGTTTGCGTTGATAGGCGCAGCGTCGTTGTTGGGTGGGAAGTCtcgaatgaccatttccttgaCAGCCGTGTTGATTGAGTCGACAAACAACATAGTGTACGCGATGCCGCTGATGTTTACGTTGATGGTGTCGAAGTGGGTTGGAGATTGGTTTGGTCCAGGTATCTATGATTCTTATATCGAAATCAAGGGCTATCCATTCTTGGATTGGGAGCCGCATCCTGCCTTGTATAAATTCAAGGCGAAGCAAGTAATGGGTCACCCGGTGCAGACTTTTTCCTCCCGCCCGTTGGTGAAGACAGTTGTCGATACGTTGAGGAAGACGACGCACAATGGCTTCCCCATTGTGACAAAGAGCGGTGTTCTTCAGGGTCTTATTCTGAGAACTCAGCTCTTGACTTTACTGAAAGAGAAGGCGTTTTACAGCAGCGTGTTGGTTCGAAACTACTATCCATCTGTCACCCTGGAATCATTTATCAAGGATTATCCGAGATACGATAGCATAGAAAACATTATCTTAACACAACAAGAGGAGAACATGCGCATGAATTTGGTTCCTTATATGGCATCTAATTTATTTGTCATGCACCAGGATGCGTCCATGAAGCGATTATTTGTGGCATTCAGGTCGCTGGGGTTGAGGCATTTAATTATTG TCGACAAGCACAATGTGGTAGTTGGGATTATAACTAGAA AGGACCTTTTCCTTCAGAGGCTATTAGAGAAAGTTCGAGAAGCGGACGTTTGA
- the LOC126319959 gene encoding MOB kinase activator 1A-like: protein MLRLIQEKNKSKGRVSNNSSVPGLLKKTKATLSTGDLSQLVRLPKNIDIDEWLAINTIDFFNQINLIYGSITEFCTPRDCPTMSAGPKHEYMWFGDKTLKKPVRCSAPEYFDYSMTWVQSKLDNETIFPSRTDVPFPKNFFTVIKSIYKVFTYIYAHIYCQHIDRVFELGEEVHINTSFKHFYYFVTEFSLVDKSKFSPLADVIQNLIDGKKSIAARPRLKKEKDSRH, encoded by the exons ATGCTTCGACTGAT ACAAGAAAAAAACAAGTCCAAAGGCCGAGTTTCCAATAATAGCAGTGTTCCTGGACTTCTGAAAAAGACTAAGGCGACGCTTTCGACGGGGGATCTGAGCCAGTTGGTCAGACTCCCAAAGAACATAGACATCGACGAATGGCTAGCGATCAACA cgattgACTTCTTCAACCAGATCAACTTGATCTATGGAAGCATCACCGAATTCTGCACGCCTCGCGATTGTCCGACCATGTCGGCGGGCCCGAA GCACGAGTACATGTGGTTCGGGGACAAGACGCTCAAGAAGCCCGTCAGGTGTTCTGCGCCAGAATACTTCGACTACTCGATGACCTGGGTTCAAAGCAAGCTGGACAACGAGACGATTTTTCCCTCTCGAACCGACGTTCCGTTTCCAAAGAACTTTTTCACGGTCATCAAAAGCATTTACAAGGTGTTCACCTACATCTACGCGCACATCTACTGCCAGCACATCGACCGGGTTTTTGAACTGGGGGAAGAGGTTCACATCAACACGAGCTTCAAGCACTTTTACTACTTCGTCACGGAGTTTTCCCTCGTGGACAAAAGCAAGTTCAGCCCGCTGGCCGACGTGATACAAAACCTGATCGACGGCAAGAAGTCCATTGCCGCGCGTCCAAGACTGAAAAAAGAAAAGGACTCGAGGCACTGA
- the LOC126319958 gene encoding uncharacterized protein LOC126319958, producing the protein MDTAQREFFLSNERLEAHKREVKRKREEEEARRLEAYEREQREQREQEEKMRERIRRRKAELEEERKRKEKEKEEEYIRQQKLLEERNREMARRIEKRRAEAKLNEERLERELWGAQMKEEFRASNVPPIARHKREVELKKQRLEQEKLELYAREQESEAGKPSLKELIERNKALVQERRRAEEEEQKRAYMEEEEARRQQAEAMKRRIAENRQELDRRKQEEEREMLERYKRGG; encoded by the coding sequence ATGGACACGGCGCAGAGAGAGTTTTTTTTGTCGAACGAGCGTTTAGAGGCGCACAAGAGGGAGGTGAAGAGGAAGCGAGAAGAGGAGGAGGCGCGGCGTTTGGAGGCGTACGAGAGGGAGCAGAGGGAGCAGAGGGAGCAAGAGGAGAAGATGCGCGAGAGAATTAGGAGGAGGAAGGCTGAGCTCGAGGAGGAGAGGAagaggaaggagaaggagaaggaggaggagtacATAAGGCAGCAGAAGTTGTTAGAAGAGAGGAATCGCGAAATGGCTAGAAGGATTGAGAAGAGGAGGGCAGAGGCGAAGTTGAACGAGGAGAGGCTAGAGAGGGAGTTGTGGGGTGCTCAGATGAAGGAGGAGTTTAGGGCGTCGAACGTGCCGCCGATAGCAAGGCACAAGCGCGAGGTGGAGTTGAAGAAGCAGAGGCTCGAGCAGGAGAAGCTAGAGTTGTACGCGAGGGAGCAGGAGAGTGAGGCAGGGAAGCCGTCGTTGAAGGAGTTGATAGAGAGGAACAAGGCGTTGGTGCAGGAGAGGCggagggcggaggaggaggagcagaagagGGCgtacatggaggaggaggaggcgaggagaCAACAGGCGGAGGCGATGAAGAGGAGGATTGCGGAGAACAGGCAGGAGTTGGATAGGAGGAagcaggaggaggagagggagatgtTGGAGAGGTACAAGAGAGGGGGATGA